Genomic DNA from Paracoccus aminophilus JCM 7686:
TTTGCGCCATGCGCCGCTGCCGCCCGGCTCGGGCCTTGCCGGTCGCCGCGATCTTGCGGCGGTTCTCCCGCTCGCGCCCGAGCTTGCCGCTTTGCAGGCCCGCCTTCAGGCGCTTGCGCCGACGCGGATCTGGTCGAGCCCGGCCCTTCGCTGCCGCCAGACCTGCGCGGCGCTGGGGCTTGAGGCCGAGACCGATCCTCGCCTTTGGGAGCAGGATTTCGGCGCATGGGAGCAGCCCGGCACCGCAATCCCCGATCTCGGACCGCTGCCGCTTGAGGAGCTCGCCCGCCACCGCCCGCCCGGCGGCGAGAGCTTCGCCGATCTGGTCGCGCGCACCCGCCCCGCGCTTGAGGCGATGACCGGCACCGCGCTGATCATCGCCCATGCCGGAACCGTGCGCGCGGCGCTGTCGCTGGTGATCGGGCCTGCCGCTTTGTCCTTTGCGGTCGCGCCGCTGTCGCTCACTGTGATCGAGGGGAGCCCGGGCCAGTGGTCGGTCAGTTTCGTCAACTGGACCGCCCCGGAGCTAGTGCCCCATCCGCAGACCTCATAACCAACGTCCCATGAGCCCCCGATGAGCTTTCTTGCCGCCACGCTGACCACCGCTTTGACCGCCCTTGTGGTCGATGCCCTTTTTGGCTGGCCCGATGCGCTTTACCGCCGGATCGGCCATCCGGTCACTTGGCTCGGTCGCCTGATCTCGGCACTAGACCGGCGCTGGAACCAAGGCGACAACCGCCGTCGCAAGGGGTTGATCGCGAGCCTCGTCACCATCTTCGCCGCCGTTCTGCCTGCCGTCCTCTTGACGCTGCTGCTCGCTCCCCTGCCGGGCGGCGCGGTGCTTTTGGGGATCCTCGCCTGGCCGCTGGTGGCGAGCCGCTCGCTTTACGACCATGTCGCCGCCGTCGCCCGCCCGCTGGAGGCCGAGGACAGCGCAGGCGCGCGTCAGGCGGTGGCGATGATCGTCGGGCGCGACCTCGACGACCGCCCCGAGCCGATTGCCCGCGCCGCGCTGGAAAGTCTCGCCGAGAACGAATCCGATGGGGTGATTGCGCCGCTGTTCTGGGCGGCTTTGCTCGGGCTGCCCGGGATCGCGGCTTACAAGGCGATCAATACGCTCGATTCGATGATCGGCCATCTCAACCCGCGCTATGGCGATTTCGGGCGCTTCGCGGCGAAGCTTGATGATATCGTGAACCTGCCCGCCTCGCGTCTGAGCGGGGTGCTGATCGCTGTGGCCGCGCCCTCGCTGAGGGCCTTTGCGGTGATGCGGCGGGATGCGCGGCGCCACCGCTCGCCCAATGCCGGTTGGCCCGAAACCGCGATGGCGGGCGCGCTTGGCGTCCGGCTGTCGGGGCCGCGCAGCTATGGCGGGCGCGAATCATCCGAGCCGTGGCTGAACGAAAATGCCCGCGACCCCGGTCCGGCGGACCTCAGGCGCGGGCTGCAGATCTATCGTCGCTCGGTCGTCTTGATGGGGCTTTTGCTCGCCGCCAGCCTCGCCGCCGTGCTTTAGCTTTCCTCGAAGAAATCCGCAGGCGCGCGGCCACGCAGCTCTTGCGCCAGATCGCGACCCATCGCGGGACCTTCGCTCGCCGGACCACGCCGCTCAGCCGAGATCACTTCGGAACCGTCGGGGCGCAAGATCTCGCCGCGCAGCCACAGGCTTTCGCCCTCAAGTACGGCGAGCCCCGCGATCGGCGTCTGGCACGAGCCGTCAAGCTCGGCCAAGAAGGCGCGTTCCGCCGCGACCCGCAATGCGGTCTCGTGATGGTTGATCGCCCCGAGCAGCCTTGCCATCAGCGCATCGTCAGCACGGCGCTCGACCCCGATGCAGCCCTGCGCGACGGCGGGCAGCATTTCATCGGCGGAAATCGCGCCGCGCGCGGCATCGGTCATCTCCATCCGCGCCAGCCCGGCCATCGCAAGGAAAGTCGCAACAGCCACGCCGTCTTCCAGCTTTTTCATGCGGGTCTGAACGTTTCCTCGAAACTCGACGAGCGTCAGATCGGGGCGCACTGCCAAAAGCTGCGCGCGACGGCGCAGGCTCGACGAGCCCACGACCGCGCCTTGGGGAAGCTCGGAAATCGTGCCATAGGTCAGGCTGACGAAAGCGTCGCGGACATCTTCGCGCGGCAGGTGGCAATCGATCACCAGCCCCTCGGGTTGCAGCGTCGGCATGTCCTTCATCGAATGGACCGCAATGTCGATCTCGCCCGACAGAAGCGCATCCTCGATCTCGCGGGTGAAAAGCCCCTTGCCGCCAATCTCTTTCAGCGCGCGGTCGAGAATGCGGTCGCCGGTCGTCTTGATGACGACAATCTCGAACGCATCCTCGGCCAGACCATGCGCGGCCATCAGCCGGTCGCGGGTCTCATGGGCCTGAGCAAGCGCAAGCACCGAGCCACGCGTGCCGATGCGAAGGGGGCGGGAGGAGGAGGGCATCTGTTCCATGCGCCTGCCATATCGCCCCCCCGCGCCCTTGACAACCGGGACGGTCTGGCGATGAAGGACAGGCAAGGAGACACCATGACCCAGAAGACCATCCTGCGCGCCCTTGCTGGCGAGCGCCTGCCCGTCCCCCCGATCTGGATGATGCGTCAGGCCGGGCGCTATCTGCCCGAATATCGTGCGACGCGCGCTCAGGCGGGCGATTTCCTGTCGCTGTGCTATAACCCCGAGCTTGCCGCCGAGGTGACGCTGCAGCCGATCCGCCGCTATGGCTTCGATGCCGCGATCCTCTTTGCCGATATCTTGCTGTTGCCGCAGGCTTTGGGCGCGGATGTCTGGTTCGTCACCGGCGAAGGCCCGCGCCTCTCGACCATCACCGAGGCGGCGGGCGTGGCCGCGCTTAAACCAGCCGATGCGGTCCATGAGAAACTCTCGCCGGTCTATGAGACCCTGCGCATCCTGCGCCGTGAGCTGCCCTCTGAGACGACGCTGATCGGTTTTGCCGGCGCGCCCTGGACGGTCGCGACCTATATGGTCGCCGGTCGCGGCACGCCCGATCAGGCCCCCGCCCATGCCTTCAAAGCCGCCGATCGCGTGGCCTTTTCCGCGCTGATCGACAAGATCGCCGATGCGACGGTCGAATACCTCTCGGCGCAGGTCGAGGCGGGCGCCGAGGTCATCAAGCTCTTCGACAGCTGGGCCGGCTCGCTCAAGGGCCAGGATTTCGACGATTTCGCGCTGGCTCCGGCGAAAAAGATCATCGCGGCGCTGAAAGCGCGCCATCCCGGCCTGCCGATCATCGCCTTCCCGCGCGAGGCCGGTCCGCGCTATGTCGGCTTTGCCAAGGCAACCGGCGCCGATTGCGTGGCGCTCGACCAGTTCACCGATGCGAGCTGGGCCGCGGCGGAGGTCCAGAAGGACGGCTGCGTGCAGGGCAATCTCGACCCGCGCCTGCTGATCGAGGGCGGCCCGCGTCTGGTCTCTGAGACCAAGCGCATCGTCGAGACCTTCTCGCAAGGGCCCCATATCTTCAACCTCGGCCATGGCATCACGCCCGAGGCCGATCCCGAGAATGTCCATCGCATGATCGAGGCAATCCGGGGCTGAACCCAAGGCCGGGCCATGCGCCCGGCCTTTTCCATTCCGCGCCACCTTCCAACCAGAGGCTCCTTCCCATCAGAGGCGTCTCTCATTCCAAAGCACCTTTGCGCAAACCGAGGATATCATGGGCTGGATCCTTGCCACCCTCATCGCCGCCGTTGCCCAGACCGGGCGCAATGCCGCCCAGACCCAACTGACGCGCCAGATCGGCACCATGGGCGCGACCGCCGTGCGCTTCCTTTTCGGCCTGCCCTTCGCGCTCTTTTTTCTCGGCGCGGTCGCGCTTTTCGAGGAGATCCCCCTGCCCGGCGCGGCCACGCTTGGCTGGACCGCGCT
This window encodes:
- the hemC gene encoding hydroxymethylbilane synthase; translation: MEQMPSSSRPLRIGTRGSVLALAQAHETRDRLMAAHGLAEDAFEIVVIKTTGDRILDRALKEIGGKGLFTREIEDALLSGEIDIAVHSMKDMPTLQPEGLVIDCHLPREDVRDAFVSLTYGTISELPQGAVVGSSSLRRRAQLLAVRPDLTLVEFRGNVQTRMKKLEDGVAVATFLAMAGLARMEMTDAARGAISADEMLPAVAQGCIGVERRADDALMARLLGAINHHETALRVAAERAFLAELDGSCQTPIAGLAVLEGESLWLRGEILRPDGSEVISAERRGPASEGPAMGRDLAQELRGRAPADFFEES
- a CDS encoding histidine phosphatase family protein encodes the protein MAAFPVPAMKLCLLRHAPLPPGSGLAGRRDLAAVLPLAPELAALQARLQALAPTRIWSSPALRCRQTCAALGLEAETDPRLWEQDFGAWEQPGTAIPDLGPLPLEELARHRPPGGESFADLVARTRPALEAMTGTALIIAHAGTVRAALSLVIGPAALSFAVAPLSLTVIEGSPGQWSVSFVNWTAPELVPHPQTS
- the hemE gene encoding uroporphyrinogen decarboxylase — its product is MTQKTILRALAGERLPVPPIWMMRQAGRYLPEYRATRAQAGDFLSLCYNPELAAEVTLQPIRRYGFDAAILFADILLLPQALGADVWFVTGEGPRLSTITEAAGVAALKPADAVHEKLSPVYETLRILRRELPSETTLIGFAGAPWTVATYMVAGRGTPDQAPAHAFKAADRVAFSALIDKIADATVEYLSAQVEAGAEVIKLFDSWAGSLKGQDFDDFALAPAKKIIAALKARHPGLPIIAFPREAGPRYVGFAKATGADCVALDQFTDASWAAAEVQKDGCVQGNLDPRLLIEGGPRLVSETKRIVETFSQGPHIFNLGHGITPEADPENVHRMIEAIRG
- the cbiB gene encoding adenosylcobinamide-phosphate synthase CbiB, with the translated sequence MSFLAATLTTALTALVVDALFGWPDALYRRIGHPVTWLGRLISALDRRWNQGDNRRRKGLIASLVTIFAAVLPAVLLTLLLAPLPGGAVLLGILAWPLVASRSLYDHVAAVARPLEAEDSAGARQAVAMIVGRDLDDRPEPIARAALESLAENESDGVIAPLFWAALLGLPGIAAYKAINTLDSMIGHLNPRYGDFGRFAAKLDDIVNLPASRLSGVLIAVAAPSLRAFAVMRRDARRHRSPNAGWPETAMAGALGVRLSGPRSYGGRESSEPWLNENARDPGPADLRRGLQIYRRSVVLMGLLLAASLAAVL